One region of Wyeomyia smithii strain HCP4-BCI-WySm-NY-G18 chromosome 3, ASM2978416v1, whole genome shotgun sequence genomic DNA includes:
- the LOC129731670 gene encoding dnaJ homolog shv — translation MKSFVVWGSILLHVALVLLVQEVSAGRDFYKILGLRKTASKNEIKKAYRKLAKELHPDKNQDDPDASQKFQDLGAAYEVLSDEDKRKLYDRCGEECVKKEGMMDNTDPFAHFFGDFGFGFGGGQEQRETPRGANIVMDLYVTLEELFNGNFVEITRNKPVMKPAQGTRKCNCRQEMVTRNLGPGRFQMMQQTVCDECPNVKLVNEERTIEIEIEQGMEDGQETRFSGEGEPHIDGDPGDLILKIRTVPHQRFERRGDDLYTNVTISLQDALIGFKLYIDHLDGHKVSVEREKVTWPGARIRKTGEGMPNYENNNLRGTLYITFDVEFPKTQLSDSEKEDIKNLLSQPSVNRVYNGLRFS, via the exons ATGAAATCCTTTGTCGTGTGGGGGAGTATTTTACTACATGTAGCATTAGTTCTATTGGTGCAAGAAGTTTCTGCTGGTAGAGATTTCTATAAAATTCTAGGCCTTCGAAAAACGGCTAGTAAAAACGAAATTAAAAAGGCATACAG GAAATTAGCTAAAGAACTTCATCCGGACAAAAATCAAGACGACCCAGACGCGTCGCAAAAATTCCAGGACTTGGGCGCGGCATACGAAGTGTTATCTGATGAGGACAAACGCAAACTGTACGACCGGTGCGGCGAAGAGTGCGTCAAGAAGGAAGGTATGATGGACAACACTGATCCATTTGCACACTTCTTCGGTGATTTTGGGTTCGGCTTTGGTGGCGGACAGGAACAGCGGGAAACGCCGCGTGGAGCTAACATCGTGATGGATTTGTATGTGACGCTCGAGGAGCTGTTCAATGGGAATTTTGTGGAAATTACGCGCAACAAACCGGTAATGAAACCGGCACAGGGCACACGGAAGTGTAACTGTCGTCAAGAAATGGTTACCCGGAATCTCGGCCCTGGGCGGTTTCAGATGatgcaacaaactgtttgtGATGAGTGCCCCAACGTGAAACTTGTAAACGAAGAACGCACGATTGAGATAGAGATTGAACAAGGAATGGAAGACGGCCAGGAAACAAGATTTTCCGGCGAGGGAGAACCTCATATTGATGGTGATCCGGGAGATTTGATTCTGAAAATCCGAACAGTTCCTCATCAAAGGTTTGAACGTCGTGGAGATGATTTGTACACCAACGTGACCATTAGTTTACAG GATGCTTTGATTGGATTCAAACTTTATATTGATCATTTGGATGGTCACAAGGTTTCTGTTGAAAGAGAGAAAGTTACCTGGCCGGGAGCTAGAATTCGGAAGACCGGCGAAGGTATGCCCAATTATGAGAACAACAATCTTCGAGGAACTTTGTATATTACATTCGATGTAGAGTTCCCAAAGACTCAGTTGAGTGACAGTGAGAAAGAAG ATATAAAAAATTTGTTAAGTCAACCATCTGTAAACCGGGTATACAATGGTCTTCGATTTTCATAA